Part of the Arachis hypogaea cultivar Tifrunner chromosome 6, arahy.Tifrunner.gnm2.J5K5, whole genome shotgun sequence genome, CATTTTAATAGTTTACTCGTAAGAAAAAGAATCTATATCCACAAATTATAGTAAACCAAAATATTGAAACAAGGtaatccaaaataaaaatattgaatagtaTTAGAAAAATTAGTACTATTTtattaaaagatttaatttaatataaacacACACATTCTCCCTCTTCTGAATTGATCCgtcattgaactccctttagaaTCGATCCATTACCATTACAAAGCCATTCCATATCTTACATGAATAGAcaccaaaagataaaaatatcttaCATGCATTAACTTTATTATGTATAAGAGGGACACATGACTTTGAAATCTTCACATCTGCACAGTACTTATGGAATTGGAAACCGATATGCAGTAAACTCCAAATACAAAATTGGCCTCCTTTATGTTTCAGTTTCTGTGGACTATCAAAGACCATAGCTAGAGCATAGTAGCAACTGCCAAGCAATGATCACTTGCAAGAATGCAGCAGGATTAAGGTCATTCCATTAATTTATGAACTATCCTAAAGTGCGTACATCCTCTTGTATTCACTGTTCAAAATCTCTTGATCTGATGCATGAGACATGGAGTATGAACGACTCTCGGCCCTTAATTTTGTCTCCTCCATCCTGTGCAAAATGACACAATAACACATGGAGCCAATGGTAGAGAGCATTATCAAGCTTCCAATAACTGTTGCGTATATAGCAAGCCATCTGGAGTGTGATCCCACCACTACATATGTGAGAGAAATGAAGGCAATGGAAATGAAAAGGCAAGCCAACCACATGAGCTTGTTTATGACAAAAACAAGCTGCTTCTTCGCCTTCTGCTCAATCACGACTACCGAAGTTTGAACCACCACAACTGCCAGAGAGATGAATAAAGCCAGGCTATCAAACACAAAAAAGGTTAAGAAAGCTGCATTTTTTGCAATATTTGCCTGTCCAAGTGAAAAGCCGGGGGTTTTCGTCTCGTCATATTGACCCGGAACTGTGAAAATGGCTGCAAAAGCAACTGTAGCAATGAGAACAGCAACAACAGTAGCGGAATTTATTGCATTGTTCAGGCCACTAATGTGGAGTTTTTTCAGCTTCTTTGCAATTTTTTGGACCCTCACTCCAGTCTGACGAGTCTGTTGAAGTTGGGAGTGAACATCATGCTTTATGTCACTGACAGTCTGCTTAAGATGCTTTGATGCATTTGGCTTCCCAGTGTGGGTGGAATTGGCAGCCCCAGCATCCCTCAAAAGGGAGGCAAGTTCTGGAGTTCCAAATTTCTCTGCAATATCTAGAGGAGTCTCTCCAGCTTTATTAGTAGCATTGATGTTGATACCCTCCATAGATAACAAGCAGCGAACATTCTGCACGAAGTAACAGCCACTTTAGAATAGATATCAAAATCGATTACCTTCATTACTTTAGTATCAGCTGTATGGAATTGTTTCAGCATTCAATTCTACATAAtggatataaaattatattacagATGCTTTCATTCCTTGAGAGGGTTGGTGGTGGGGTGTGAAGTATATGTTGAGTTATTCTTCATGCTAACCTAGAAAAATGCTTAATTTACAATTACCAGCAATTCAAGCAGAATGCAGAACTCAACTTGACTCTATTGTAAGGCATGCATCAAAAGGAGAAATCAACATTTCATAATTGCATCATAAATATGAATTTGCCATGCCAAATGAGGTTTTTTTGTTAGAAATATAACCATTTATGCGTCTCCTCCTATCAGCTTAAGTTTTTGAGACAATTGGTTTCACGACAATATTTTTTCAGTTTTAACAACTTGATGGGATACTAGTTTTTTGACAGAAAGTCAGAAACCACACAAAGATAGGCAAATAAGAAGTGCAGGGTATAATATTTCACACCACAGGCAAATATCAGTGTGATATCAGCTTAGGAAAAGAAGGAACAGTGTGAAATGAACAGAAAATGAAAGAACAAGGAGCAGCACTAAGCAACTACAAGCCCCAAGCCTATTTCCAAAACGGATGCATACCTTGTCACCAAATTTATGAACTATGAGTTAGGATAGCTGGTAATAGTTCTTCTATAATACCCTTACAGTTCCCTCCTTTTATAATTAAATCACGGGAAGTTCTTTTCTTTATAATTAATGCTTAGAGCACTGAAGAAAACCCCGGTGTTTGAAACCATGCAACTAAGCTCAGCATAATTTACAAAAAGATGTTCCATTGCTCTAGTGCAAAGCAGGTTTTGTCATGGAGCAtaacaaaaatactaaaatagtacaACTGAAGTATCACAAAGAACATAAATAACAGAGGCAACAAAATTTGACTTCCCAACTTCAATTAAATGCATTTCCGAATGTAtttatacaaagaaaaaaaaaagagtcaaagcTTTATAGATAAAGcgagcaaatattttattttattttatttcttgttAGAAGGAGGGTTGTGTGTGGAGGAGGTAATCTCAACACTCTCCTTTACAGATTGTCATATATATATGGTGGATTCTAGTATGCCTATGCTATAGTAGCTACGACGTATTGTTCAcattaaagtatatatatatatatatatatatatatatatatatgaagttgAATTCATGGCTCTGCCCATTAAGTGAGGTAGCTACCTTGATCCTAGTACACTGTGTACCTTGGCGCAAACAAGAACACAGTGTTACCAAATGTATGATAACATGACTATTTTTGGGCTTAGAAACAAAGACTTGCTTTCTAAATACTAATTAGTTTTTAAAGGCTGATGTAGAGTGAATTAGAAAAGAATAAGGGAATACCTGAATACGGCCCTTCTTTGTGGCAATATGCAAGGCTGTATTTCCTTTATTATCTT contains:
- the LOC112695234 gene encoding uncharacterized protein; this encodes MEKQNSFRASTMEKQQSFRRVMEKQKSFRGFMEKQKSFRIVMEKQLSFIGSERKKSKESPGKRGDLPIHLAARGGNLSRVKDIIENSANSDVKDFLSKQNFEGETPLYVAAENGHASVVSEILKFLDLQTASIVARNGYDPFHVAAKQGHLEVLRELLHFFPNLAMTTDLSNSTALHTAATQGHIDVVNLLLESDSNLAKIARNNGKTVLHSAARMGHLEVVKALLNKDPSTGFRTDKKGQTALHMAVKGQNQEILLELVKPDQSVLSLEDNKGNTALHIATKKGRIQNVRCLLSMEGININATNKAGETPLDIAEKFGTPELASLLRDAGAANSTHTGKPNASKHLKQTVSDIKHDVHSQLQQTRQTGVRVQKIAKKLKKLHISGLNNAINSATVVAVLIATVAFAAIFTVPGQYDETKTPGFSLGQANIAKNAAFLTFFVFDSLALFISLAVVVVQTSVVVIEQKAKKQLVFVINKLMWLACLFISIAFISLTYVVVGSHSRWLAIYATVIGSLIMLSTIGSMCYCVILHRMEETKLRAESRSYSMSHASDQEILNSEYKRMYAL